ATTGGGAACCAACGGATGGCAATAGAGATGACTTTACGTCTTCATATTCCAAACATCAAGTTATTGCCAAAAGATTTTCActtcaaaaatcaaatgataaaatttcaaatatatgcaTGTAAAGAGCCATTTATGCATTGGCGTTTTAACAACTATCCTACTTTTTGGAACACAGCTCggtatatatttaaaaacagTTTGCCACTTGGAGGATTTGTTGCAAGTGATATTGCGGAGAGGAGGATACCTCATTTACTATTACATAAATCTGAATTTATATTGTTGAGAGAAATAAAAGATTTCAAAAGCATTCTCTTTGAGTTagacggagaggtttttccaTGCTTGGAGGTTCTAAGCTTTTTGTACAATGATGTAGAATACTTAATTGATGCCACATCATATCAGACTCCTCGTGTTGCCTTCCCTATCTTAGAGTTATTGGAACTCAAGGAATTTCCTAATTTAAAAGAGATATATCATAACCAATTCCCAAAGATATCCTTTAGTGGTACACACTCATAGTTTGCTTGTTTTGGCAACCTCAAATCTCTTCATCTAAATAAATGCAAGAGGttgaaaaatgtgttttcattGTCCATAGCGAGAGGTTTGGTTCAACTCCAGAAGTTACATATAAGTTTTTGTGATGACATGGAAGAAATTTTTCACAAGGAAGGAGAAGATGAGAAGGCACTAATTGATAAGATCATGTTTCTGCAATTAACGTCTATAGAGCTGGGCACTCTACCAAGACTCCTTGGCGTTTGTAAAGGCGTGCCCTGTTGAGCTTGTCCAACCATCATTGTTGAATCAGGAGGTATAATTCTTTCCTTCGctctttaaaatattaattttataaatcctTCCTTTCAAAAGCTCATTGTTTTATgcttttcaaattgatttatcaattttttaatgttcAAAAGGTTTGGCTGGATTTGATGCTTCTTACATAAATAGTTGAAAATTGTTGATGGTATAACATAATAAGTTGATGGATTCATCAGGTTAGAAGGATAGACACTTTTGGAAGTGATAAGATGACAATCATTTAGCAAACTGCACAACAATGACCATCAGAGAATCACCGTACTTGCTGAATTGAAAACTTTAGAATTAAGTGATTTATCTAATTTGAGGTATGTGTGGAAGAATGTTCCACAAGGAATTCAAGGCTTTCTAAACCTAACatcaattgatgtatttggaCGTCATAAACTAAGATATTTATTCCCACCTACTATTGCAAAACTACTTGTGGAACTTCAAAGCATTAAAATATGGTGGTGTGACATGATCGAAAACATTGTTCaaagagatggagaagaagaggCAGAGGATATCATCTTGTTGCCTAAAATTACTTCCTTCGATTTAAGTTCTCTGCCAAATCTCATGAGTTTCTGTATTGAACCTTATTCTTTTGAATGGTCATCCATGGAGAAGATCTATCTGCATGAGTGTTCCAAATTCAAAACATATGGTAAGCTACAGAAAATTAATTGGGAGTTGGATTCAATACCCCAAGACCAAGAGCCATGCCTTGAGTGCATACCACGTGGAAGGAATGATAGTCCAATGGTTGGGTCAAACCAAGGCACCACCAAGAAATTCCAAGAAAGCTCATCTGTGAATAAAGAGGTACTTATCTCACAAATAACAATCCCTGCcaccttttcttttaataataagaaaacaaCACAATGAAATTTCTAGATTTATGCACCTATGCCAATGGAGCATGGTCATAACCTTAAGTTGATCAATAGAGTAATAATATAAATAGACATCAgcattttattgtttttctatttgttcATCCACTCTGTTTATACCATCTTCATTTGtagatgtatatatatatatatatatatatgtttgtttttgGCTGTCGGGCCTATGGATCCAAATAATTTTGATGGATACTGCGAAATGATTATTTAGTTCTTTAAAAGTAATTGATTATCTTTGTTTGTAGGGTATTTTGACTAAGGATCCAAGAGCTAATGATATCGACAACAACTCCAAG
The sequence above is drawn from the Quercus robur chromosome 7, dhQueRobu3.1, whole genome shotgun sequence genome and encodes:
- the LOC126691388 gene encoding uncharacterized protein LOC126691388, with translation MHSFLGSEIKELLGEIGNLSHLKLLDLSECFALQHIPPGLLSSLSTLEELYMGNVSVNWEPTDGNRDDFTSSYSKHQSWALYQDSLAFVKACPVELVQPSLLNQENVPQGIQGFLNLTSIDVFGRHKLRYLFPPTIAKLLVELQSIKIWWCDMIENIVQRDGEEEAEDIILLPKITSFDLSSLPNLMSFCIEPYSFEWSSMEKIYLHECSKFKTYGKLQKINWELDSIPQDQEPCLECIPRGRNDSPMVGSNQGTTKKFQESSSVNKEGILTKDPRANDIDNNSKT